A genomic stretch from Candidatus Bathyanammoxibius amoris includes:
- the rplM gene encoding 50S ribosomal protein L13 encodes MKTFVAKDGLVPKVWYEVNADGKVLGRMATRIATVLQGKHKPQYTSHVDTGDFVVVYNAKKVKLTGNKLKDKMYKRYTGYPSGLKLKPAGEMLEKHSDRVVRLAVKRMLPKSKLGDKMIKKLKIYAGPEHPHEAQQPRELTFN; translated from the coding sequence ATGAAAACCTTTGTTGCAAAAGACGGCCTGGTACCGAAGGTATGGTACGAGGTTAACGCGGACGGCAAGGTGCTGGGCAGGATGGCGACGCGCATCGCCACCGTTCTGCAGGGTAAACACAAACCGCAATACACGTCTCATGTGGATACGGGTGATTTTGTCGTAGTGTATAATGCGAAAAAAGTTAAACTTACGGGGAATAAGTTGAAGGATAAGATGTATAAGCGTTATACGGGCTATCCCAGCGGCCTGAAGCTCAAACCCGCCGGGGAAATGCTGGAGAAACACTCGGACAGGGTGGTAAGGCTGGCTGTGAAGCGTATGTTGCCCAAGAGCAAATTGGGAGACAAGATGATAAAGAAACTCAAGATTTATGCGGGTCCCGAACATCCCCATGAGGCGCAGCAGCCCAGGGAGTTAACTTTTAATTAA
- the rpsI gene encoding 30S ribosomal protein S9 translates to MARTAKTGNDDNKTNYVWGTGRRKSSVARVRLIEGDGAVSINKSPLDDFFSRDIDKAVVLAPLKATDTLGKYKVFVNVTGGGTTGQAGAISLGVSRALMKVEGEHMEILRVQGFLTRDSRMKERKKYGKKGARKSFQWTKR, encoded by the coding sequence ATGGCCAGGACAGCAAAAACCGGCAATGACGATAATAAGACTAACTATGTATGGGGTACCGGCAGGCGGAAATCCTCTGTCGCAAGGGTTCGCCTGATAGAAGGCGACGGCGCCGTGTCTATAAACAAGTCTCCACTTGATGACTTTTTTTCAAGGGACATAGACAAGGCCGTAGTGCTGGCCCCTTTGAAGGCCACGGACACCCTGGGTAAGTACAAGGTGTTTGTGAACGTTACCGGCGGTGGCACCACAGGACAGGCAGGCGCAATCTCGCTTGGTGTATCCCGTGCGCTTATGAAGGTGGAAGGCGAGCACATGGAAATCCTCCGCGTTCAAGGCTTTCTGACCAGGGACAGCAGGATGAAGGAACGCAAGAAGTACGGAAAAAAGGGTGCAAGAAAGAGCTTCCAGTGGACTAAGCGCTAA
- a CDS encoding sugar phosphate isomerase/epimerase — MKLGVTLSSLGSDVKEAIGNVSRTGLATIDVDAAHGPITPELSHSGRRDFLRYVGSYGLEVSALCGDFGRGFSDEGAVERLFDETEKLIGLALDLRVRIITTGIGRVPEDETGRARGRLREVLNEVGKRAENYDIHLASHVGESTPADLKKMLDSLNTQGVKVCYDPSVLIPRGLDVVSGVRELGGYIVHAYARDVLKGERGYAETVPGEGIVPFRDYVLALCEIGYTGHLVVKREAGDGGIEDAIKAREFLERIII, encoded by the coding sequence ATGAAGCTGGGAGTTACCCTGAGTTCTCTTGGGTCGGATGTTAAAGAGGCGATTGGCAATGTCTCAAGAACCGGCCTGGCGACGATAGACGTTGACGCCGCCCATGGCCCTATCACCCCTGAGCTGTCACACAGCGGACGCCGTGACTTCTTGCGCTACGTGGGTTCATATGGCCTGGAGGTCAGCGCGCTTTGTGGTGACTTTGGAAGGGGTTTCTCTGATGAAGGAGCTGTAGAGCGGCTTTTTGACGAGACCGAGAAGCTTATAGGGCTGGCGCTCGACCTGAGGGTGCGGATAATCACCACCGGGATAGGCCGGGTGCCTGAAGACGAAACAGGCAGGGCACGCGGCAGGCTCCGGGAGGTATTGAATGAGGTAGGGAAGCGGGCCGAAAATTATGATATCCACCTTGCGAGCCACGTGGGTGAGTCAACACCCGCTGATCTAAAAAAGATGCTAGATTCCCTGAATACGCAGGGTGTCAAGGTGTGTTATGACCCTTCGGTACTGATACCCAGAGGGCTGGACGTGGTTAGTGGTGTACGTGAACTGGGCGGTTATATAGTCCATGCCTATGCCAGAGACGTCCTGAAAGGAGAGAGGGGTTACGCGGAGACGGTGCCGGGTGAAGGGATAGTGCCTTTCAGGGATTACGTGCTGGCCCTCTGCGAGATTGGCTATACCGGGCATCTTGTGGTAAAGAGAGAGGCGGGAGACGGGGGCATCGAGGACGCCATAAAGGCCAGGGAGTTTCTTGAGAGAATAATTATTTAG
- the nadD gene encoding nicotinate-nucleotide adenylyltransferase, whose translation MRIGILGGTFNPVHIGHLIIAEEVYHRHGLDRVQFIPSGQPPHKNADDIVDARHRYEMVALAIKDTDHFDVSDVEISREGKSYTIDTVEAHPELYGRDSDPHLIIGTDTVNELPTWKEIKRLAELCRIVVVNRPGNTLDNLNQLVPILGREKVEEIRRIQVEIPPVDISSTEIRRRLRSGLPISHMVPQNVELYIKKHGLYR comes from the coding sequence ATGAGAATCGGTATCCTGGGGGGAACCTTTAACCCCGTTCATATCGGACATCTCATCATCGCTGAAGAGGTGTATCACAGGCACGGACTCGACAGGGTCCAGTTCATCCCTTCGGGTCAGCCGCCCCATAAGAACGCAGATGACATTGTGGACGCCCGGCACCGCTATGAGATGGTCGCCCTGGCCATAAAAGACACCGACCACTTTGATGTCTCGGACGTAGAGATCTCCCGCGAGGGCAAGTCGTATACCATCGACACCGTAGAGGCCCACCCGGAACTCTATGGCAGGGACTCGGACCCACATCTCATAATCGGCACGGACACCGTAAACGAGCTGCCTACATGGAAGGAAATTAAACGGCTTGCCGAGCTGTGCCGTATCGTAGTGGTGAACCGGCCCGGCAACACCCTGGACAATCTGAACCAGCTCGTACCCATACTGGGACGGGAAAAGGTGGAGGAAATAAGGCGGATTCAGGTAGAAATCCCCCCTGTCGACATCTCCTCCACGGAGATAAGGAGGAGACTAAGAAGCGGTCTCCCTATAAGCCACATGGTACCGCAGAATGTGGAACTGTACATTAAAAAACACGGGCTTTACAGGTAG
- a CDS encoding pentapeptide repeat-containing protein: MNYITKRLFAVAFVVSISLASIMPYTQAGQESVSSVEENVAQLLSTRKCPGCDLHGANLKGAQLENADLKGANLSGADLMNAELSGTDLSNADLTNANLEAAVLSNANLNGAKLDGARVINAGFISVRGLTPEQKDDLRKREAIVIDD; the protein is encoded by the coding sequence ATGAATTATATCACAAAGAGGCTGTTTGCCGTTGCCTTTGTGGTTTCAATTAGTTTGGCCTCAATTATGCCGTATACTCAGGCAGGTCAGGAATCTGTGAGTTCTGTGGAAGAAAATGTGGCCCAGTTGTTAAGTACAAGGAAATGCCCGGGTTGCGACCTGCACGGTGCCAACCTGAAGGGCGCCCAGCTTGAGAATGCAGACCTGAAAGGCGCCAACCTGAGCGGTGCGGATCTGATGAATGCCGAGCTGAGCGGCACCGATTTGAGCAACGCGGACCTGACGAACGCGAACCTGGAGGCCGCCGTCTTGAGTAATGCGAACCTGAACGGTGCCAAACTGGACGGTGCCCGGGTAATAAACGCGGGGTTTATCAGCGTCAGGGGCCTCACCCCGGAGCAGAAGGACGACCTTCGAAAGCGTGAGGCTATAGTGATTGATGATTAG